The following DNA comes from sulfur-oxidizing endosymbiont of Gigantopelta aegis.
ACAAGCAAGGCGATATTATAGCAATACCCGGCCCAAAAAATGACTGGCTAAGACACCAACTTAGAAAGTCCTATTTAGTACGTTTTCTGCGCAAGGTGCAATTGCAATTGCAATGGGTCTATAACAACAAAGATAAAAAGAAAGTTGTCGTGGCTGGAATGGTAGAAGAAAATCCTGATATCACCACTTTCAGTGGCAATTTGATTAAAACGCTGGCTCAAGAAGTACGGGCATCGGGTGCACAGTTTGCGCTGACCATTATCCCATCTAAATTTCGCATAAAGCAACACACCTACAAATCTGACACACTGCAATTTTCTGATAAATGGCGACTATTTTCTCAACAAAATGACATCCCTTTTATCGATCTTACAAAAGCCTTTACCACCGAAACCGCTAAAGGTAGTCAGTTATTTTTTGAGCGGGACATACATTTTAATAAGAATAGCCACAAATTAGCGGCTTCAGAGTTAACTAGAGCCTATCCTGAATTATTTAACAATTCACCACTTTAGAATAAGGTATAAATAAAGGGTGCAATAGCAAAATCAGATTAATAGGCGGTGGCACTATCATTACTAATAATCATATCGATTGAATTTCATGTAAAAAACATAAGTGATAATATTATACAAATACCTGCTATATTTATTTAATTGCTCTACTTAAACAAATATTGTTTCAGCCGGTTCTTTACTTTACCTACGACAAACAAAAGTAGTGAAAAAGAAATACCATTATCTCTGGCTGCTTTTATAATTTCTTTATTTTGTGTATAAATATTGCTCAAAGAATGGTTTGAAACACCACCCATGCGCATTTTCACCCATGTCCGTGGAATATAATGACTACGAATTTTATATTTTTCTAAAAAACGTAGCATGATTTCAATGTCATTACCCATTTTATAGCTCAGTGAAAACAGACCATATTGCTCATATATGCTTTTTTTAACATAAAATGTTGGATGAGGAGGCGCCCAACCTTGAGAGAATAATCCTGGAACAAATTCTGAAGATCTCCAGAAGCGAATAATTTTATTTAAATTTACTGGATCCACATACTCTAAATCAGCATAACAGGCATCCACATCTTTGCTCAACAAGTTTTTTGCCACTTGAGAAATAACGTCCGGTGATACCAAGACATCATCAGCATTGATAAAACCGATAACATCACCTGTTGCAAGGCGAATTCCCTTGTTCATGGCATCATAAATACCCGAATCCGGTTCTGAAAGACTATGACTAATTGTTGTAGCATATCTTTTCACGATAGACATTGTTTCATCTGTCGATTTTCCATCAACAACAATATATTCCAAATTATTAT
Coding sequences within:
- a CDS encoding glycosyltransferase family 2 protein translates to MRISLITVCYNSQNTIEATFESVAVQDYNNLEYIVVDGKSTDETMSIVKRYATTISHSLSEPDSGIYDAMNKGIRLATGDVIGFINADDVLVSPDVISQVAKNLLSKDVDACYADLEYVDPVNLNKIIRFWRSSEFVPGLFSQGWAPPHPTFYVKKSIYEQYGLFSLSYKMGNDIEIMLRFLEKYKIRSHYIPRTWVKMRMGGVSNHSLSNIYTQNKEIIKAARDNGISFSLLLFVVGKVKNRLKQYLFK
- a CDS encoding alginate O-acetyltransferase AlgX-related protein — protein: MKTAIKNKQGDIIAIPGPKNDWLRHQLRKSYLVRFLRKVQLQLQWVYNNKDKKKVVVAGMVEENPDITTFSGNLIKTLAQEVRASGAQFALTIIPSKFRIKQHTYKSDTLQFSDKWRLFSQQNDIPFIDLTKAFTTETAKGSQLFFERDIHFNKNSHKLAASELTRAYPELFNNSPL